The sequence GAGGCGCATCGGCTCGCCGTCCTTTTCACCGGTGATGGACATGAAGCCGCTCTCGGCCTGGATGATGAAGTCGTAGCCCGGACGATTCTCCAGCGGATTGTTCTGACCGTAGCCGGTGATCGAGCAGTGGATCAGCCGCGGGTTGATCGCCGACAGCGCCTCGTAGTCGAGCCCCAGCCGCTTGAGGCTGGCCGGAAGGAAGTTGTCCACCACGACGTCGGCCTCGGCGGCGAGATCGAGGATCAATTGCCGGCCCGCGGGGGTGCGCAGGTCGACCGCAAGGCTCTGCTTGTTGCGGTTGGCGGTGAGGTAATAGGTCGAGATGCCCTGCACGGCTGGCGGCATCCAGCTGCGGGTGTCGTCACCACCGTCCAGGCTCTCGATCTTCCAGACTTCCGCACCGAGATCGGCCAGCGCCATGGTCGACCAGGGCCCGGCGAGGATACGTGTGAGATCGAGAACCTTGATGCCTTGCAGAACGCTCACCGGCGTCTCCTTTTCCTGTTGATCGGACGCAGCCGAAGGTGGCCCAAGCCAATCCAAACCACAACCGCCGGCCCCCAACCTAGTGTTCGATTACCGCACAGGATTTGGTGCGCAGCGGTAACCAAGGCAACGCCATCCTTTAAGGTGCTGGTGTCCGAACCGGCGGTCGATCGACCGGAGCTGATGTCCCGCCGTTCACCTTGCCGCTCGCGGCCCCAAAACAATTACAAAACGGAAGGATTTTCCATGACCTCGATGTTCAAGCGCGCCGTTTGCCTGCTGGCGCTGAGCGCCACGCTCCCACTCGCCTCCCTCACCCATGCCGCGGACTGGCCGACCGATAACGTCCGTCTGGTGGTGCCCTACGCGCCCGGCGGCACCACCGACATCCTGTCGCGCAAGGTCGCCGATCTGCTGCAGAAGGAGATCGGCACCGTGGTGGTCGAGAACCGTGCCGGCGCCGGCTCGACCATGGCCACCGGGCAACTGGCCCGCGGCGGCCGCGGCTCCGACCACACCATTCTCATGGCCTCGCCCGGGCACACCATCGGCCCGGTGATCTACAAGAACCTGCCCTACGATCCGGTGAAGGATTTCACCTTCATCCGCAACGTCATCGAGATCCCCAACGTGATGGTGGTGCCGGCCGACAGCCCCTATCACTCGGTAAAAGAGTTCATCGATGCCGCCAAGAACAAGGAGATGACCTTCAGCTCCTCCGGCGTCGGCAGCTCGATCCACATGTCCGGCGAGCTGTTCAAGACCATGACCGGCACCAAGATGACCCACGTGCCTTTCCGTGGCAGCGGTGAAGCCCTGCCGGCACTGCTCAGCGGCGATGTCGACGTCTCCTTCGAG comes from Stutzerimonas stutzeri and encodes:
- a CDS encoding Bug family tripartite tricarboxylate transporter substrate binding protein — encoded protein: MTSMFKRAVCLLALSATLPLASLTHAADWPTDNVRLVVPYAPGGTTDILSRKVADLLQKEIGTVVVENRAGAGSTMATGQLARGGRGSDHTILMASPGHTIGPVIYKNLPYDPVKDFTFIRNVIEIPNVMVVPADSPYHSVKEFIDAAKNKEMTFSSSGVGSSIHMSGELFKTMTGTKMTHVPFRGSGEALPALLSGDVDVSFENMPTVLPHIKSGKLRALAVTSAEPSPYLPGVEPLSKLGADMGLGDFVTTAWFGLIGDDSLPDDAVKTLQTALDKVLDDQSFKDFVAQIGGETASEEGDAFRDYVAKDVERWQRVASQAELK